From the Solea solea chromosome 7, fSolSol10.1, whole genome shotgun sequence genome, the window TCTCGCATCGTCGGAGTCAGATCATAACCGGCCAGGAATAACCGGATGGGAATGGATTCACCTGAAAAAAATACAACCCGTGGAAACAGGATGAATATTTATCTAATCTTAATTGAGGATTGAGATTAGGTGAAGATTACAGGCGAGTGCTGTTCACCTCTGACCGGAGCGCCGTCCATGATCTCATACTTGGCGATGGTGTCGTTTTCGTGGTAAACACTGGGTCCGGTGCCTGTCGTTTCACGTTTGATGATGTCGATCTCCATGTGTTTGATCTTAATCCTCACCAGCAAGAAATAGATTTTTCCAACAATGACATCTTTCAAATGgtacctggaaaaaaaaacagcagataaataaataaaacagaagcagagaatgaaaattaaacagtgaaaataaactAGCAACTGaactttttttcagttttggcaAGCGTGTATCTATGAGACGGAGGCCAAACAGGGGCCTCCATCTCAAACTTTTGCTTTCCCTTGCAGAATTTTTGCATTCTTTCGTAATAACTTTTGCAAGGGAAGTCAAAAGTATTACAAGGGAATGTAAAAGTATTACGAGGAGGGAACGTAAAATATTGCAAGGAGGGAATGTAAAAGTATTAAAGAGGCCACGACTCTCACTTGGACTTGTTGTACTCGAACTCGATGTGGAGACAGTCCTCGATTCCGACTTCCATTTTGATGGAGGAGTTGAGTTCGGGGTACGTGCTCAGTGTGTGGACAACGATGTCCAGCTCTTTACTGAGGTCATTGAGTCGTCTGACGACTGTCGCACGGAGGAAatatctgcaaacacaaacctgtAAGTGTTTACGTTTCATCACATCTGAAccataaatgtaaacatttatctATAAAGAAAAGTGTGACTGCTCAGTTTTGTCGTGTTTCCCACGTGAGCGACAGAGTTAAAGAGTCACTGATTTCACAGTCAATGATCAAACGAACCGTAGCTTGACATTCTGTCCCGTGTACGACTCGTACGGTTTCTCCACGTGAGTGAACTCAAAGTCGAACGTCTGTGACTGAGTTATTTCACCAGGTCTCGCGAGATCCTTGACCAGAGAGACAAACTCGTGATGGTTTCCTCTGTCGTAATACAGCTCTGAAAGAACAACAAATACAAGGAAAAGAAGGAGGGAAATTACATATTTGCATATCGACATTGTAATTAAATTCTACTGACTTTATGATATTGATTCAGAATCATGTTATTTTATGAAAACTCCATGTTATAATGACACTTGAGAAGATAGAAATAACGCagttattattatctttttggCCCAGTATCATCTGCTAAATATGCTCATAAAATGTCCAACATTTTAGTATGTTTCCATGCTTTGGCTTTATTCTAAATATTTCAATGCCAATGTTTGGAAATCTGAGCAGCCAATGGACAAATAATGCCACATTTTCCATATTATGGTCCATGTTTTATAGCCAATATTCTTTATTTCCGTCCAGCTGATATAGTAAAATATATTGAATTGCAGTGCAGTACAAATATATTGACCATTTTCAATACAAATAATGGATAAAgttaatattaaatacatgagagagaaactttaaattaagttttggtaactaacaacacaaataaagtttgtgaGAAACAAAAACGTAAATAACTGtctgataaataataattggcCAATGCCGATTATTAAAATATGGCAAAAATATCGGTCTGATCAATCAGTAATAGTCTACCCGTGAACAGAATTAACAGAAAGTAGAGTGTATAGTAATACTTTAACACTTCTGGATTATTTTaagtttgtgatttttcttcCGTACCTATTTGTCCCACAAACTCGATCTTGATGCCTTGGTGCTCGAGCCTCTTCCCGGGATTCTTCAGGGTCACATTCACTTTCCCACTGACAGTTTCTCCGTCGTAGAACAGAAAGTATTTGTCCTTCTTCCCGTCCTCGCTCTTGTGTTCCGCTTTCTTCCTCGTCTCCGCGTCGTTCAGCACCACGTCGATTTCTGCGCTCTGTCCGAAACTGAAGAAACTCATTGTGACGTCACGACGgtctgcgctgctgctgctgctactgcgaAAGCtccgtttgtgtgtgcgtggttgGTTAGCAACCCCGCTAACGCAACCCTGCTAACGCCTAAAAGTAGACAACAGGCGCGCGACAAAAGACCGGAAACGCACGAACAGCAAACCGAAGGACCCTAAACCCTGACCTGAAAGAGAAGGACCCTAAACCCCGACCTGAAAGAGACGAGAACGTTCCACAGGAGAACAACTCCACGTTAGCTACATGTCAGCGCTCATTTCCACGGGTGAAGCCAAGTCACGCACAGAAACGCGTCCGCGCGCAGGTCAAGCCGTTTCTGCGTTTCCTCCTGATGACGTCACAGCGAAGTCATCACAGCGAGGATGACGTAAACGACATGTTTGTTTCCTCTGACACAAGTAAAACAGCCGTACGAATAATGTTGTCAAACGAACAGGAAGTGCGCCACCTGCACCCACGCGACTAGTTCCGGGTGgaggttttcaaaataagagcagaGAAGAGTTGCGCCCCTCACACCGGAAATGGTCGCTCGAGCGATTTAAtaatgattatatatattattatgattattattgtcagtcagtcagtcatcatctaccgctttatcctcaaccagagggtcgcggggggtgctgtgccaatctcagctacatcgggcgataggcggggtacaccctggacagttcgccagtccatcgcagggccacacacacagatagagacaaacaaccattcactctcacactcactcctatggtcaa encodes:
- the LOC131463196 gene encoding vacuolar protein sorting-associated protein 26B-like, with amino-acid sequence MSFFSFGQSAEIDVVLNDAETRKKAEHKSEDGKKDKYFLFYDGETVSGKVNVTLKNPGKRLEHQGIKIEFVGQIELYYDRGNHHEFVSLVKDLARPGEITQSQTFDFEFTHVEKPYESYTGQNVKLRYFLRATVVRRLNDLSKELDIVVHTLSTYPELNSSIKMEVGIEDCLHIEFEYNKSKYHLKDVIVGKIYFLLVRIKIKHMEIDIIKRETTGTGPSVYHENDTIAKYEIMDGAPVRGESIPIRLFLAGYDLTPTMRDINKKFSVRYYLNLVLIDEEERRYFKQQEITLWRKGDVVRKSMSHQAAIASQRFEGSAASESALEQAAKEESG